From the genome of Brachyhypopomus gauderio isolate BG-103 chromosome 20, BGAUD_0.2, whole genome shotgun sequence, one region includes:
- the LOC143484040 gene encoding interferon-induced protein 44-like, with translation MDIRKLFKLNTPSPPPLEFDEPWRPVTWNKDQMLDKLKKFQLRTANVTQLRILLHGPVGAGKSSFINSISNALRGCNTAAALASSRSGTSFTLKYKTHRIKKGLSGSYPFVFNDIMGLEVENGIDNDDINSILQGHIKEDYTFNPVSSIEKKKDNKYYNDNPSLNDKVHCLVSVLPADSISLIPEEVIQKLKTVREKARDLDIPQVVVMSMVDSACPIVQKYLTKVYHSKKIKEKMQECSNRVGVPMNCIFPVQNYHEQITNNTDMDVLLLMALTNIINFANDYVEDQVYTE, from the exons ATGGATATCAGGAAATTGTTTAAACTCAAcacaccatctcctccacctctag AATTTGATGAACCATGGAGGCCAGTGACTTG GAACAAAGACCAGATGTTGGATAAACTGAAGAAATTCCAGCTCAGAACTGCCAACGTTACTCAGTTGAGGATTCTGCTCCATGGCCCAGTTGGAGCAGGGAAGTCCAGCTTCATCAACTCTATTAGTAATGCCCTACGAGGCTGTAACACAGCTGCTGCCCTGGCAAGTTCAAGGAGTGGTACAAGTTTTACTCTCAAG TACAAAACACACAGGATTAAGAAAGGTCTATCTGGATCCTATCCATTTGTCTTCAATGATATCATGGGCCTGGAGGTAGAGAATGGAATCGACAATGATGATATAAACAGTATACTGCAGGGTCACATTAAGGAGGACTACACT TTCAATCCTGTTAGCTCAATCGAAAAAAAAAAGGATAACAAATATTATAACGACAACCCCAGCTTGAATGACAAAGTTCACTGTCtggtgagtgttctcccagctGACAGCATCTCCCTCATCCCTGAAGAAGTCATCCAGAAGCTGAAAACTGTTCGTGAGAAAGCACGGGACTTGG ATATCCCACAAGTTGTTGTCATGTCAATGGTGGATAGTGCGTGTCCCATAGTTCAAAAGTACCTGACCAAGGTTTACCACAGCAAGAAAATCAAAGAGAAG ATGCAAGAGTGCAGTAACAGAGTGGGGGTCCCAATGAACTGTATCTTCCCTGTGCAGAACTACCATGAGCAGATTACCAACAACACGGACATGGATGTTTTGCTTCTGATGGCTTTAACAAATATCATTAACTTTGCCAATGACTATGTGGAAGACCAGGTTTACACTGAATAA
- the LOC143484041 gene encoding lipopolysaccharide-induced tumor necrosis factor-alpha factor homolog — MDVREDTVYTIQPPSYSEACQCPSYVGQTAHPSTPPPTYSEAVGAVVPTPNVTTATPYPLLHLPTEVRTHQQVPPGSVQHTVRAERPRVALSPLQASRVPLGDGPTVTICTHCHQLITTTVDYKPGAAAWGMCCLLTLLGLICGICLIPFCIRSLQDAHHTCPQCNRHIGIYVRK; from the exons ATGGATGTTCGTGAAGACACTGTATACACAATCCAGCCCCCCTCATACAGTGAAGCCTGTCAGTGCCCCTCATATGTGGGCCAGACTGCACATCCttcaacaccaccccccacctacAGTGAAGCAG TGGGTGCAGTGGTTCCGACTCCAAACGTCACTACCGCCACACCCTaccctctgctccacctccccacTGAGGTCAGGACACACCAGCAAG TTCCTCCAGGTTCAGTGCAGCACACGGTACGGGCCGAACGACCCCGCGTGGCGCTCTCCCCGCTGCAGGCCTCCCGGGTTCCACTGGGGGACGGACCCACCGTCACCATTTGCACCCACTGCCACCAGCTTATTACCACCACAGTGGACTACAAACCGGGCGCCGCGGCGTGGGGCATGTGCTGTCTGCTCACTCTTCTGGG GTTAATCTGTGGAATCTGCCTCATTCCATTTTGTATTAGAAGTTTACAAGATGCTCATCACACCTGTCCTCAGTGTAATAGGCACATAGGGATATATGTCCgcaaatga